The window TGGCGAGTTGGTGATCAAGGACTGATCAAGATTCCCGGCCGACTTCGCGGATGTAGCGGCGGTAGTCGCCATGCGTGATGGGTGTGCAGCCGTCCACCGGACGGTTGTACACATAGGTCTGCACCCGCTGGCCTTGCAGTGGACCGCTAGCCACCGTGACCTCCTCGCGCCAGTACTGCGAGGCGGCGCGGTCGCCGGGCACCATGTCTTCCACCCCATCCAGCCGAGCCAGGTGTGCGGCATCGACCTCATAGACTTCGCCCGTGACCAGGCCATCGCCCACAAGGAACCCGGGATAGCGGCCCACGTCGACCAAGCGGCCGGGCACCTGGGCTGCGCCGACAAAACGTGCGCCCTTCATTTCGGCCTCAAGGCGCAAACCGGGCATCAAGGTGCCGTAGATGAAAAGAAGCTGTGTCATGGGCCCGATTTTGCGCCAGTGGGCACCCCCTGTCTGGCCCCAACTTGACTCAGCGCATGCTGTCGCCCGTTGGCGGGGGGCCCCAGCGTTGAGGTTTAAACTGACAGCCGCACCCAGGCGGGTTAGCCCGCCCTTACCCAGCACCGATCAGACGCGGACACCAGTCGTCCAGAGGCCTCCATGAAAGCAGAACAAAACGAACTCATCACCCGCATCGGGCCGGGGACGCCCTGCGGCGCAGTCATGCGCCACTATTGGCAACCCGTGGCGCTGGTAGACGAGTTCAACCCCGCGCTCGACCCGCGCATGGCGATTCGCCCCGTGAAGGCGGTGCGCCTATTGGGGCAGGACTTGGTGCTGTTTCGCAACGCGCTGGGCGACTACGGCTTGCTGGATCGCGACTGCCCACACCGGGGCGCGGACTTGGCCTATGGCCGTAACGAAGGCGATGGCCTGCGCTGCCCATTCCACGGCTGGAAATTCGATGTGACAGGCCAGTGCATCGAAACCCCGGCCGAGCCCACGGGCAGCACATTGTGCAAGCGGGTACGCCAGCGCAGCTACCCGATCATCGAGCGCAGCGGCATTTTGTTTGGCTGGTTCGGACCCGAGGGGCAGACCCCACCGCCGCTGCCGGGCATCGACGCTTTCAGCGCCCCGGCCACCCACACCTTTGCCTTCAAAGGGCTGTGGCATTGCAACTGGCTGCAGGCCTTTGAGGTGGGCATTGACCCTGCGCACGCTTCGTACCTGCACCGCTTTTTCAATGACGAATCGCTCGAAGGCAGCTACGGCCGCCAGTTTCGGGGCGCGAGTGCGGGCGATGTGCAAGGCGAGCGCTGGCCCATGACGCGGGTGATGCGCGAGCTGGACCAACCTGAGATTTCGTTTGAACCCACCGACGCGGGCATGCGCCTAACAGCCCTGCGCCAAATCAACGAGGCGCTCACGCATGTGCGGGTGACCAACGCGCTGTTTCCGCACACCTTTGTGATTCCACTGTCCGAGAGCATGACCATCACGCAGATGCATGTGCCGGTCGACGACACACACACCTATTGGTATTCGGTGTTCACCAGCTTTGACGGCCCGGTGGACAAAGAAGCCATGCGAAACCAACGCCTGCCCTCGGTCACGCTGCCCGACTACATCCCCAAAGCGGGCAAACACAACAACTGGGGCTTTAACCCCGAAGAGCAGGTCTCGCGCACTTACCTCGGCATGGGTGAAGACGACATCAATGTGCACGACCAGTGGGCCTGCGAGAGCATGGGCGCCATCCAAGACCGCACCCGCGAACACCTGGGCACCAGCGACAAAGTGATCATGGCGAACCGGCGCATCTTGCTCAAAGCCATCGAGACCGTTCAGGCCGGTGGCTTGCCGCCTGGCTTTGCGCAAGCGGCTGTGGCCAGCCAGCGCATGGGCCCCGACACGGTGGACGGCATCGCCCCCAGCGGGCAGTGGCCACAGTGGTGGCGCGAGGCCTGCGACGCCAAGCGCAGCGGCGCACCGTGGGATGCCTCACTGCCGGGCCATGCGCCAACCCCAGCCGACACGAGCGCGGCATGAGCTTCGCTGAACGCTGCGGCCTGAACAGCCGCGAACGTGAAACCGCTTGCGAGCAATTGTTGCGGCAGGTCGAGGCCTCGGGCATCGAGCTGATCCGCCTGGGCTGGTGCGACCTGCATGGCGTGGTGCGTGGCAAGACCATCGTGGCCTCTCAGCTGCGCCAGGCACTGGCCAATGGCATCGGCATGGTCAGCACCTTGCTGCTCAAAGACAGCTCGGACCGCACCGCCTTCAAGGTGTTCGAGCCAGGCATTCAAGAGACCCTGCCCGGCTTTGCCGGGGCCAGCAACTTCACGCTCATGCCCGACCCGGCCAGTTGGCATGTGTTGCCCTGGACCGAAAAGACGGGCTGGCTGCAGTGCCAGCCCTATTTCGCGGATGGGCGCATCGTGCCGCTGGACTCGCGCCATGTGCTGCAGCAAGCCGTACAGCGCCTGACCGATCGCGGCTGGCAAATGCGCTGCGGGCTGGAAGTGGAGTTCCACATCTACCGCCTCAAAGACCCGCTGCACGGCGCAGACCTGGATCCGGACCATGCCGACTGGCCCGGCCCTGCGCCCGAAGTCAGCCTGATCCACCCGGGCTACAACCTGCTGACCGAGGGCTGGTTTGACCGGGCCGAAGAGCCGCTGCGCATCGTGCAGCGCACCGCCCAAGCGCTGGGTTTGCCGCTGATCTCGCTCGAAATTGAACTGGGCCCCAGCCAGGTGGAGGCGGTGTTTGACGTGAGCGATGTGCTGACGGCCGCCGACCACATGGTGCTGTTTCGCAACGCCACGCGCCAAGCCCTGCGCCGCGCCGGTTACCACGCCACCTTCATGTGCCGCCCGCCGTTTGAGCACATCATGTCGAGCGGCTGGCACCTGCACCAGTCCCTCTGCGAAACAAGCACGGGCCGCAATGTGTTCATGCGCGATGGCGTCGCTCAAGGCGACGCACGCGATGCGCGGCAGGTGCTGAGCGATGTGGGCGCGTCCTGGCTGGCAGGGCTGCTTTCGCACGCGCCTGCGCTCACGGCCCTTTGCACATCCACCAGCAATGGCTATGGACGTTTCAGGCCCAACGCCATGGCGCCACAGTCGATTTTGTGGGGGCGCGACAACCGAGGTGCCATGCTGCGCGTGATCGGTGAACCCGGAGACAAGGCCACCCGCATTGAGAACCGCCTAGGCGAACCCGCGGCCAACCCTTACCTCTACATGGCTTCACAAATCCACGCGGGGCTCGATGGTGTGGACACGCTACTGCAAGCGCCGCCCGCCACCGAAACGCCCTACTCGCCAGGTGCAGCCACCATTCCGACCAGTCTCGCCGATGCGGTGCAAGCCCTGCACAAAGATGCCGCGATGTGCCAAGCGCTGGGCCAGCCCTTTGTGGACTACTACCGCACCATCAAACAAGCCGAGCACCAGCGCATGGCGCAGGCCGAGGATGTGCAGGAATTCCACCGCCGCGAATACTTCGGGCGCATTTGACCCACTTTTGAATCACCCCGCCCGACGGCGAAACACAGAACATGATCACGATCCACCTGCAGCCCCACGACCCCACTCAAGACGTGCACACCCTGAAAGCCCAGCCTGGCCAAAGCCTGATGCAGGCCGCGGTCGATGCGAATTTGCCCGGCATTCAAGCCGATTGCGGCGGGCTGCTGACCTGCGCCACCTGCCATGTGGTGGTGCACAGCGACTGGCAGGGCAAGTTGCCGCCCATGGGCAGCGACGAAGACGGCATGCTGGCCTTCACCGCCCAAGCACGCGAGGCGGGCAGTCGTCTGTCATGCCAGATTGAACTGACGCCCGAACTGGACGGCCTGCGGGTCACGCTGCCCGCAAGCCAGTACTGAATCAGCGCGGCATGCCGGGGAAGCCCCCGCCGCCGCCCATCATGCCTTTCATGGCGCCCATGCGTTTCATCATTTTCATCATGCCGCCGCCGGACATTTTTTTCATCATGTCCTGCATCTGCTCAAACTCCTTGAGCATGCGGTTCACGTCCTGCACCTGAACGCCTGCACCTGCAGCAATGCGGCGCTTGCGTGTGGCTTTGATGAGCTCGGGTTTTTTCCGCTCTTGCGGCGTCATGCTGTGGATGATGCCTTGCTTGCGACCAATGTCTTTCTCGACCTTGTCCATGTCCATGGAACCGGCCTTGGCGGTCAGTTGCGACGGCAGCTTGTCCATCAGACTCGACAAACCACCCATTTGTTTCATCTGCTGGATCTGGGACAAAAAGTCGTTCAAGTCAAAACTGCCACCGCTTTTGACCTTGGACGCCAGCTTTTGTGCTGCCTCCATGTCCACACCGGCGGTGACCTGCTCAACCAAGGCCACGATGTCGCCCATGCCCAGCACCCGGCCCGCATGGCGCTCGGCGTCAAACACTTCCAGGCCGTCGATCTTCTCGCTGGTACCCGCAAACTTGATGGGCACACCCGTGATCTGGCGCACCGACAAAGCCGCACCGCCGCGTGAATCGCCGTCCAATTTGGTGAGCACAATACCCGTCAAAGGCAATGCATCGCTGAAAGCCTTGGCGGTGTTGGCCGCGTCTTGGCCCTGCATGGCGTCGACCACGAACAGGGTTTCGACGGGTTTGAGCTCGACGTGCAAGGCCTTGATCTCGGCCATCAGAGCTTCGTCAATCGCCAGGCGACCGGCCGTGTCCACCAAGAGCACATCAAAAAAGTGCTTGCGGGCGTAGTCGATAGCGGCGCGGGCGATGTCGATCGGCTTTTGGTCGGGCGAGCTGGGGAACCACTCGGCCCCGGCCTGTGCGGTCACTGTCTTGAGCTGTTCAATGGCAGCGGGGCGGTACACGTCGCCCGAGACTGTGAGCACTTTCTTTTTGCGCTTTTCGATCAGGTGTTTGGCCAGCTTGGCGGTGGTGGTGGTTTTACCCGCACCTTGCAAACCCGCCATCAAAATCACGGCGGGCGGCTGCGCGGCCAGGTTGATGTCAGACACCCCCTCGCCCATGGTGGCAGCCAACTCGCGGTTGACCACGCCGACCAAGGCCTGGCCGGGCTTGAGCGAGCCCATGACCTCTTGGCCCAAGGCTTTGTCTTTCACGCGGGCAATGAAATCGCGCACCACCGGCAAAGCCACATCGGCTTCGAGCAAGGCCATGCGCACCTCGCGCAGCATGTCGGCCACGTTCGATTCGGTGATGCGGGCCTGTCCGCTGAGGGTCTTGACGAGGCGTGAGAGTTTGTCGGTCAGGGCGGAGGCCATGGGGGAATCCAGAAAAATCCGGTTGAGCGTGTTGGCGAAACCCCAGCGGCTGCGCCTGAAAGGCTAAACTCGGACCCATGATTTTAGCGAGTGCGCCTTTTTGGACGCTGCCCTTCTCGGCACTGGCCGTCTTGATCTATGCCATACCCGCTCTGGTGCCCCGCCGCCTGAGCGATGTGCACGCACGCCGCCTGCTTTGGCTGGCCTGGGGCTTTCATGCCATCAGCTTGCTGGTGCTGCTGATGGGGCCTGTGCGTTTCGGTTTTGCCCCAGCGCTGTCGGTCACGGCCTGGCTGGTGGTCACGGCCTACATGATCGAGACCCAGTTTTTCCCCAAACTCAAGGCCCGCTGGGCCGTGGGCAGCTTGGGGGCCATGACCGTGGCGCTGGCCTGGGTGTTTCCAGGCACCTTGCTCACCACCCAGGCTTCAGCTTGGTTGCCGCTTCACTTTGCGCTGGGTTTGTCGGCCTACGGCATGTTTGCCGCAGCCGTGGTGCACGCCTGGATGATGACCCGCACCGAACATGACATCCGCCTGGCCCATGAAGGCTCCAGCGGCCTGCCACTGTTGACGCTGGAGCGCTTGACCTTTCGATTTGTGGGGGCAGGCTTTGCGCTGTTGACGGCCACCTTGGTCGCGGGCGCCCTGTTTGGCGAAGCCCTGTATGGCCAAAGCCACACCGAATGGCGCTGGGACCACAAACGTGTCTTTGCCGTTCTGTCTTGGCTCACCTTTGCCACCTTGCTGGTGGGCCGCAGCCAATGGGGCTGGCGGGGCCGCCGCGCTGTTCGGGTGCTCTACATCGGCGCGGGCTTGCTGCTGCTGTCTTATGCGGGTTCGCGCTTTGTGCTGGAAGTTTTGATTGGACGGGCTGGATGAAATACCTGATTTGGCTCTTGGTCATTGTGTTGGCGATCTGGGCTTTCAAACGCAGCCGCCGCGTCAACACGGTCACACCCGAAGACAAGCCCCCAGCCTCCCCGGCTACACCAGCCCATATGGCGGCCTGCCTGCATTGCGGCATCCATCTGCCCCAAGACGAAGCCGTCACGGGGGAAAAAGGCCTTTACTGCAGCACCGAGCACCGCGCAGCCGCTCACGACCGCAACCCGGTCTGAACATCCGGGCCTGCCGCGCCCATCCACAGCCCACACCCCGCCATGTCTGACCACCCCAATGCATCCACCAGCCTTTGGGACAAGGGTTGGTATGCACCCGCCCAAAGATTGGATTCGCCCAACTTCGGCCCCAGACCCCCGGACACCTGCATCGATTTGCTTGTGATCCATTCCATCAGCCTGCCGCCTGGGCAATATGGCGGCCAAGAGGTGCAAGCGCTGTTCACCAACCAACTGGACTGGGACGCCCACCCGTATTTCTCCCAAATACGGGGCTTGCAGGTGTCCTCACACTTTTACATCCGACGTGACGGCAGCCTCTGGCAGTTTGTCAGTGCCGACGACCGGGCATGGCATGCCGGCCAGTCCGAGTACCGGGGACGCCCCCAATGCAATGACGACTCGATCGGCATCGAGCTCGAAGGCTTGGAGGGCGATGTCTTTGAGGACGCTCAATACGAGCGATTGCGTCGGCTGTGCCTGGACTTGCACCGACACTACCCGATTGCGCACATCGCCGGCCATGAGCACATCGCACCGGGTCGCAAGCACGACCCGGGGGCCGGATTTGACTGGATGCGACTGAAGGCATCGGTCAAATTGCCAAATCGGTATTTTCCCCTGTGCCTTTGATGCGACAAGCAAAAAATATTTTTGTTTATTTTTACAGTTGGCTGATCATTTCATCAGTTGCTGAGCACAGCAGCCCTGTTTGGACAGGCCCTTGAAATCCAGCGATTGCGCAAGAAAAGCCTCTGGAAGTCGCATCGCGATTGAGTCCGCCCCACCAAAGCCCGTCTTTTGTTGATTTTCAGAGGCTTTTTTCAGCCTCTGAAAAGCCCGTTCGCACGCCGTGAACCAAGCAAAGCCTCGCACTTTCGATCCAGGGGTCATTTTGTACCGGTACACTACCTGTAGTGGCTTGTCATGACCCCAGACACCAGATATAGTGTCCGTTACAAATTATCACAAATACCCCGAACGGCAATTCCACCCCGTTTGAACGTCTCAACTTCGAACCAAAACACAAAGATGACCATGCAAACTGACCTGTCCATCCCCCCCACAACCTCTGGTCTGATGAGCCTGCCCACCGACCGGGCCGACGCGGCCGCCTTGAACCCCCTGAACCACTACCAAATCATCCGCCGCAACGGTGCTGTGGTGCCTTTTGAGCCCAACAAAATCGCCGTGGCCATGATGAAAGCCTTCTTGGCGGTGCACGGCACCCAAGGTGCAGCATCTGCCAGCGTTCGTGAAGTGGTCGAAGAACTGACGCAAAACGTGGTCCGCGCCCTGATGCGCTCACGCCCCGGTGGTGGCACTTTCCACATTGAAGACGTGCAAGACCAGGTCGAATTGGGCCTGATGCGCAGCAGCAACCACGAAGTGGCCCGTGCCTATGTGTTGTACCGTGAGCGTCGCACCCAAGAGCGTTCACAGCAAAGCCAAGCCGTGTCACCCGTGGCTCAAGAGCCTGCATTGCAAGTCATGGACCAAGGCCAACGTGTCGCCTTGGATCTGAAATACCTCAAAACCCTGATGGTGAACGCCTGTGCAGGCTTGGGCAAAGACGTCAGCCCCGAGCCCATCATGGCCGAGACCATGCGCAACCTGTACGACGGTGTGCCCATGGAAGAGGTCTACAAAGCCTCCATCCTCGCCTCACGCACCCTGATCGAAAAAGACCCTGACTACACCTACGTCACCGCCCGTCTGCTGATGCACACCATCGCCAAGGAAATCCTGGGCAAGGAAGTCACCCAAGACCAGATGGCCGAGGAGTACATCAACTACTTCCCCCAGTTCATCAAAAAGGGCATCGACAACGACCTGCTGGACGCCAAGCTGGCCCAGTTTGACCTGAAAAAACTGGCCGAAGCCCTCAAGCCCGAGCGTGACCTGCAGTTCGACTACCTGGGCCTGCAGACCCTGTATGACCGCTATTTCCTGCACGTGCGCAAGCAACGCATCGAAATGCCCCAGGCCTTCTTCATGCGTGTGGCCATGGGCCTGTCGGTCAATGAAATTGACCGTGAGGCCCGCGCCATCGAATTCTATGAAGTCCTGTCGTCGTTCGACTTCATGTCGTCCACCCCCACATTGTTCAACAGCGGCACCTTGCGTCCCCAGCTGTCGAGCTGCTACCTGACCACCGTGCCCGACGACCTGGACGGCATTTACGAGTCCATCAAGGAAAATGCCTTGCTGTCCAAATTTGCGGGCGGTCTGGGCAACGACTGGACGCGTGTGCGGGCCATGGGCTCCCACATCAAGGGCACCAACGGTGAATCCCAAGGCGTGGTGCCTTTCCTGAAAGTGGTCAACGACACGGCTGTGGCCGTGAACCAGGGCGGCAAGCGCAAGGGCGCGGTCTGCACGTATCTGGAGACCTGGCACCTGGACATCGAGGAATTCCTGGAGCTGCGCAAGAACACCGGCGACGACCGCCGCCGCACCCACGACATGAACACGGCCAACTGGATCCCCGACCTGTTCATGCGCCGCGTCATGGAAAAAGGCGACTGGACCTTGTTCTCGCCCTCTGACTGCCCGGATCTGCATGACAAATTCGGTGCCGACTTCGAAAAAGCCTACACCGCCTACGAAGCCAAAGCCGAACGTGGCGAGATCAAGCCCAGCAAAAAGGTGCCCGCCACCGACCTGTGGCGCAAGATGCTGTCGATGCTGTTCGAGACCGGCCATCCTTGGATCACCTTCAAAGACGCCTGCAACGTGCGCTCGCCTCAGCAGCACGCAGGTGTTGTGCACTCCTCCAACCTGTGCACCGAGATCACACTCAACACCAGCGACACCGAAACCGCTGTTTGCAACCTGGGCTCGGTCAATTTGGCGCGTCACCTCAAGGACAGCTCCAGCGGCAAGGTCCTCGACCATGACAAGCTGAAAAAGACCATTTCCACGGCCATGCGCATGTTGGACAACGTGATCGACATCAACTACTACGCGGTCAAAAAAGCACGCGACTCCAACATCCGCCACCGCCCCGTGGGTCTGGGCCTGATGGCTTTCCAGGACGCGCTGTACGAGATGCGCATTTCTTACGCCTCGCAAGCCGCCGTCGAGTTTGCCGACCAGTCGATGGAAGCGATCTGCTACTACGCCTACTGGGCCTCCACCGAGTTGTCCAAAGAGCGCGGTCAGTACTCCAGCTACAAGGGTTCTTTGTGGGACCAGGGCATCTTGCCTTTGGACACCATCGACTTGCTGGCCCGCGAGCGCGGCGGCTATGTGGAAGTGGACCGTTCGGCCACTCTGGACTGGAATGCCTTGCGCCAGAAAATCAAGGCGGACGGCATGCGCAACTCCAACTGCGTGGCGATTGCCCCCACCGCCACCATCTCCAACATCATTGGCGTGGACGCTTCGATCGAGCCTTGCTTTGGCAACCTGTCGGTCAAGTCCAACCTGTCGGGCGAGTTCACCGTCATCAACAGCTATTTGGTGCGTGACTTGAAGCGTCTGGGTTTGTGGGACGACGTGATGGTCATGGACCTGAAACACTTTGACGGCTCACTGCGTCCCATCGACCGTGTACCCCAGGACATCAAGGCTTTGTACGCGACCGCGTTTGAAGTCGAAACCACCTGGCTGGTCGAGGCTGCCGCGCGTCGCCAAAAGTGGATTGACCAAGCGCAGTCGCTCAACATTTACATGGCGGGTGCATCGGGCAAAAAACTCGACGACACCTACAAGCTCGCTTGGTTGCGCGGCCTGAAAACCACCTACTACTTGCGCACATCGAGCGCCACTCAAGTTGAGAAATCCACCGTGAATGCCGGCTCGCACAACGCGGTGTCTGCATCCGGTGCGCCGAGTGCTGGCATGGGTGCGATCGAGGCCGCTGCCGCTGCTGCACAAGCTCAAATGGCTGCTGTGCCGGCCACCGACATCAAGTTCTGCGCCATCGACGATCCAGGTTGCGAAGCTTGCCAGTGATGCGCCTTGCACCGTGCAGCGCATCCGCATGCGCTGTTCGATGCAATGGAACAACACTTCATGCTCAGCCTGTGTCCTAATTGGATGAACGGCTTTGCAATTTGTGGTCATGCTTTCATAATTTAAGAACTGGAATTTTTTATGCTGTCCTGGGACGATCAAGTCAAACCCGCATTGCAACCCGCAATGCCCACTTTCACGGGTGCAGACCCCTCTGCAGCCACTGCTGCGCCGTCTTCAAACGCGGCTGCTTCTGCAGCACCGCGCCGCATGAA is drawn from Limnohabitans sp. 63ED37-2 and contains these coding sequences:
- a CDS encoding cytochrome C assembly family protein translates to MILASAPFWTLPFSALAVLIYAIPALVPRRLSDVHARRLLWLAWGFHAISLLVLLMGPVRFGFAPALSVTAWLVVTAYMIETQFFPKLKARWAVGSLGAMTVALAWVFPGTLLTTQASAWLPLHFALGLSAYGMFAAAVVHAWMMTRTEHDIRLAHEGSSGLPLLTLERLTFRFVGAGFALLTATLVAGALFGEALYGQSHTEWRWDHKRVFAVLSWLTFATLLVGRSQWGWRGRRAVRVLYIGAGLLLLSYAGSRFVLEVLIGRAG
- a CDS encoding gamma-glutamylcyclotransferase family protein codes for the protein MTQLLFIYGTLMPGLRLEAEMKGARFVGAAQVPGRLVDVGRYPGFLVGDGLVTGEVYEVDAAHLARLDGVEDMVPGDRAASQYWREEVTVASGPLQGQRVQTYVYNRPVDGCTPITHGDYRRYIREVGRES
- a CDS encoding aromatic ring-hydroxylating dioxygenase subunit alpha yields the protein MKAEQNELITRIGPGTPCGAVMRHYWQPVALVDEFNPALDPRMAIRPVKAVRLLGQDLVLFRNALGDYGLLDRDCPHRGADLAYGRNEGDGLRCPFHGWKFDVTGQCIETPAEPTGSTLCKRVRQRSYPIIERSGILFGWFGPEGQTPPPLPGIDAFSAPATHTFAFKGLWHCNWLQAFEVGIDPAHASYLHRFFNDESLEGSYGRQFRGASAGDVQGERWPMTRVMRELDQPEISFEPTDAGMRLTALRQINEALTHVRVTNALFPHTFVIPLSESMTITQMHVPVDDTHTYWYSVFTSFDGPVDKEAMRNQRLPSVTLPDYIPKAGKHNNWGFNPEEQVSRTYLGMGEDDINVHDQWACESMGAIQDRTREHLGTSDKVIMANRRILLKAIETVQAGGLPPGFAQAAVASQRMGPDTVDGIAPSGQWPQWWREACDAKRSGAPWDASLPGHAPTPADTSAA
- the ffh gene encoding signal recognition particle protein; this encodes MASALTDKLSRLVKTLSGQARITESNVADMLREVRMALLEADVALPVVRDFIARVKDKALGQEVMGSLKPGQALVGVVNRELAATMGEGVSDINLAAQPPAVILMAGLQGAGKTTTTAKLAKHLIEKRKKKVLTVSGDVYRPAAIEQLKTVTAQAGAEWFPSSPDQKPIDIARAAIDYARKHFFDVLLVDTAGRLAIDEALMAEIKALHVELKPVETLFVVDAMQGQDAANTAKAFSDALPLTGIVLTKLDGDSRGGAALSVRQITGVPIKFAGTSEKIDGLEVFDAERHAGRVLGMGDIVALVEQVTAGVDMEAAQKLASKVKSGGSFDLNDFLSQIQQMKQMGGLSSLMDKLPSQLTAKAGSMDMDKVEKDIGRKQGIIHSMTPQERKKPELIKATRKRRIAAGAGVQVQDVNRMLKEFEQMQDMMKKMSGGGMMKMMKRMGAMKGMMGGGGGFPGMPR
- a CDS encoding PP0621 family protein, with translation MKYLIWLLVIVLAIWAFKRSRRVNTVTPEDKPPASPATPAHMAACLHCGIHLPQDEAVTGEKGLYCSTEHRAAAHDRNPV
- a CDS encoding glutamine synthetase family protein, yielding MSFAERCGLNSRERETACEQLLRQVEASGIELIRLGWCDLHGVVRGKTIVASQLRQALANGIGMVSTLLLKDSSDRTAFKVFEPGIQETLPGFAGASNFTLMPDPASWHVLPWTEKTGWLQCQPYFADGRIVPLDSRHVLQQAVQRLTDRGWQMRCGLEVEFHIYRLKDPLHGADLDPDHADWPGPAPEVSLIHPGYNLLTEGWFDRAEEPLRIVQRTAQALGLPLISLEIELGPSQVEAVFDVSDVLTAADHMVLFRNATRQALRRAGYHATFMCRPPFEHIMSSGWHLHQSLCETSTGRNVFMRDGVAQGDARDARQVLSDVGASWLAGLLSHAPALTALCTSTSNGYGRFRPNAMAPQSILWGRDNRGAMLRVIGEPGDKATRIENRLGEPAANPYLYMASQIHAGLDGVDTLLQAPPATETPYSPGAATIPTSLADAVQALHKDAAMCQALGQPFVDYYRTIKQAEHQRMAQAEDVQEFHRREYFGRI
- a CDS encoding ribonucleoside-diphosphate reductase subunit alpha — translated: MQTDLSIPPTTSGLMSLPTDRADAAALNPLNHYQIIRRNGAVVPFEPNKIAVAMMKAFLAVHGTQGAASASVREVVEELTQNVVRALMRSRPGGGTFHIEDVQDQVELGLMRSSNHEVARAYVLYRERRTQERSQQSQAVSPVAQEPALQVMDQGQRVALDLKYLKTLMVNACAGLGKDVSPEPIMAETMRNLYDGVPMEEVYKASILASRTLIEKDPDYTYVTARLLMHTIAKEILGKEVTQDQMAEEYINYFPQFIKKGIDNDLLDAKLAQFDLKKLAEALKPERDLQFDYLGLQTLYDRYFLHVRKQRIEMPQAFFMRVAMGLSVNEIDREARAIEFYEVLSSFDFMSSTPTLFNSGTLRPQLSSCYLTTVPDDLDGIYESIKENALLSKFAGGLGNDWTRVRAMGSHIKGTNGESQGVVPFLKVVNDTAVAVNQGGKRKGAVCTYLETWHLDIEEFLELRKNTGDDRRRTHDMNTANWIPDLFMRRVMEKGDWTLFSPSDCPDLHDKFGADFEKAYTAYEAKAERGEIKPSKKVPATDLWRKMLSMLFETGHPWITFKDACNVRSPQQHAGVVHSSNLCTEITLNTSDTETAVCNLGSVNLARHLKDSSSGKVLDHDKLKKTISTAMRMLDNVIDINYYAVKKARDSNIRHRPVGLGLMAFQDALYEMRISYASQAAVEFADQSMEAICYYAYWASTELSKERGQYSSYKGSLWDQGILPLDTIDLLARERGGYVEVDRSATLDWNALRQKIKADGMRNSNCVAIAPTATISNIIGVDASIEPCFGNLSVKSNLSGEFTVINSYLVRDLKRLGLWDDVMVMDLKHFDGSLRPIDRVPQDIKALYATAFEVETTWLVEAAARRQKWIDQAQSLNIYMAGASGKKLDDTYKLAWLRGLKTTYYLRTSSATQVEKSTVNAGSHNAVSASGAPSAGMGAIEAAAAAAQAQMAAVPATDIKFCAIDDPGCEACQ
- the ampD gene encoding 1,6-anhydro-N-acetylmuramyl-L-alanine amidase AmpD; translation: MSDHPNASTSLWDKGWYAPAQRLDSPNFGPRPPDTCIDLLVIHSISLPPGQYGGQEVQALFTNQLDWDAHPYFSQIRGLQVSSHFYIRRDGSLWQFVSADDRAWHAGQSEYRGRPQCNDDSIGIELEGLEGDVFEDAQYERLRRLCLDLHRHYPIAHIAGHEHIAPGRKHDPGAGFDWMRLKASVKLPNRYFPLCL
- a CDS encoding 2Fe-2S iron-sulfur cluster-binding protein, whose translation is MITIHLQPHDPTQDVHTLKAQPGQSLMQAAVDANLPGIQADCGGLLTCATCHVVVHSDWQGKLPPMGSDEDGMLAFTAQAREAGSRLSCQIELTPELDGLRVTLPASQY